Proteins encoded in a region of the Chelonoidis abingdonii isolate Lonesome George chromosome 2, CheloAbing_2.0, whole genome shotgun sequence genome:
- the GINS4 gene encoding DNA replication complex GINS protein SLD5 isoform X1, with protein MAEGLEVRELDSDGSSEELVLTPAQLLRSLEQAWLNEKFAPELLESKSEIVECVMEQLDHMESNLKRAKHGDLKVSIHRMEIERIRYVLSSYLRCRLVKIEKFFPHILEKEKSRAEGEPSILSPEEFAFAKEYMANTETYLKNVALKHMPPNLQKVDLLRLVPKPNLDSFVFLRVQERQENILVEPETDEQREYVIDLEEGSQHLIRYKTIAPLVASGAVQLI; from the exons ATGGCGGAGGGGCTGGAGGTGCGCGAGCTGGACTCGGACGGGAGCAGTGAGGAGCTGGTGCTGACCCCCGCCCAGCTCCTCCGCAGCCTGGAGCAG GCCTGGCTGAATGAGAAGTTTgccccagagctgctggagaGCAAGTCTGAAATTGTGGAATGTGTCATGGAGCAGCTGGACCACATG GAGTCAAATCTGAAACGAGCCAAGCACGGAGACCTGAAGGTCAGCATCCACCGCATGGAGATTGAGAGGATCCGCTATGTCCTCAGCAGCTACTTGCGCTGCAGGCTTGTGAAG ATTGAGAAGTTTTTCCCCCATATCCTGGAGAAGGAGAAGTCCCGAGCGGAAGGAGAACCTTCCATCCTCTCTCCAGAGGAGTTTGCCTTTGCTAAAGA GTACATGGCGAACACAGAAACCTACCTGAAAAACGTGGCCCTGAAACACATGCCTCCCAACCTGCAGAAAGTGGATCTCCTGAGACTGG TTCCCAAACCCAACCTGGACTCCTTTGTATTCctgagggtgcaggagaggcaGGAAAACATATTGGTGGAGCCAGAGACCGATGAGCAGAG GGAATATGTGATTGACCTGGAGGAGGGCTCACAGCATCTGATCAGATACAAAACCATTGCCCCCCTAGTGGCCTCTGGAGCAGTTCAGCTAATTTAA
- the GINS4 gene encoding DNA replication complex GINS protein SLD5 isoform X2 has translation MAEGLEAWLNEKFAPELLESKSEIVECVMEQLDHMESNLKRAKHGDLKVSIHRMEIERIRYVLSSYLRCRLVKIEKFFPHILEKEKSRAEGEPSILSPEEFAFAKEYMANTETYLKNVALKHMPPNLQKVDLLRLVPKPNLDSFVFLRVQERQENILVEPETDEQREYVIDLEEGSQHLIRYKTIAPLVASGAVQLI, from the exons ATGGCGGAGGGGCTGGAG GCCTGGCTGAATGAGAAGTTTgccccagagctgctggagaGCAAGTCTGAAATTGTGGAATGTGTCATGGAGCAGCTGGACCACATG GAGTCAAATCTGAAACGAGCCAAGCACGGAGACCTGAAGGTCAGCATCCACCGCATGGAGATTGAGAGGATCCGCTATGTCCTCAGCAGCTACTTGCGCTGCAGGCTTGTGAAG ATTGAGAAGTTTTTCCCCCATATCCTGGAGAAGGAGAAGTCCCGAGCGGAAGGAGAACCTTCCATCCTCTCTCCAGAGGAGTTTGCCTTTGCTAAAGA GTACATGGCGAACACAGAAACCTACCTGAAAAACGTGGCCCTGAAACACATGCCTCCCAACCTGCAGAAAGTGGATCTCCTGAGACTGG TTCCCAAACCCAACCTGGACTCCTTTGTATTCctgagggtgcaggagaggcaGGAAAACATATTGGTGGAGCCAGAGACCGATGAGCAGAG GGAATATGTGATTGACCTGGAGGAGGGCTCACAGCATCTGATCAGATACAAAACCATTGCCCCCCTAGTGGCCTCTGGAGCAGTTCAGCTAATTTAA